One Amycolatopsis thermophila DNA segment encodes these proteins:
- a CDS encoding oxidoreductase, with translation MTKRTFLITGASSGLGRAFAQGALAAGHTVVGTVRKSEDLAKFEALAPGRAHARLLDVTDDEAVFDVVGEVERSVGPVDVLIANAGYGHEGVFEESSMAELRAQFDVNVFGVAATVHAVLPGMRKRRSGHIFAVSSMGGLMTVPGLAYYCGSKYAVVGMLETLAKEVAGFGVRVTIIEPGSFRTDWAGRSMVRSDRSIPDYDELFEPIRAARRAASGNQLGNPAKAAEAVLEVIEAESPPVHLVLGSDALRLVASGRAAVAADIEAWEELSRSTDFPDGHQIAAN, from the coding sequence ATGACGAAGCGAACGTTTCTGATCACGGGCGCGAGCAGCGGCCTCGGCCGCGCCTTCGCTCAGGGTGCGCTGGCGGCCGGCCACACTGTCGTCGGCACTGTGCGCAAGTCCGAGGACCTGGCGAAGTTCGAGGCGCTCGCGCCTGGACGGGCCCACGCCCGGCTGCTCGACGTGACCGACGACGAGGCGGTGTTCGACGTGGTCGGCGAGGTCGAGCGCAGCGTGGGCCCGGTCGACGTGCTGATCGCGAACGCCGGTTACGGGCACGAGGGCGTGTTCGAGGAGTCGTCGATGGCCGAGCTGCGCGCGCAGTTCGACGTCAACGTTTTCGGCGTGGCGGCCACCGTCCACGCGGTCCTGCCGGGGATGCGGAAGCGGCGCTCGGGACACATCTTCGCCGTGAGTTCGATGGGCGGGTTGATGACCGTGCCCGGGCTGGCGTACTACTGCGGCAGCAAATACGCGGTGGTGGGCATGCTCGAAACCCTGGCCAAGGAGGTCGCGGGTTTCGGGGTGCGGGTGACCATCATCGAGCCCGGTTCGTTCCGGACGGACTGGGCGGGCCGCTCGATGGTCCGCAGTGACCGGTCGATCCCGGACTACGACGAGCTCTTCGAGCCGATCCGCGCGGCCCGGCGGGCCGCCAGCGGCAACCAGCTGGGCAATCCGGCCAAGGCCGCCGAGGCCGTGCTCGAGGTGATCGAGGCGGAGTCGCCGCCGGTGCACCTCGTGCTCGGTTCGGACGCGTTGCGGCTCGTGGCGAGCGGCCGGGCCGCGGTGGCCGCGGACATCGAAGCGTGGGAAGAGCTGTCGCGGTCCACGGATTTCCCGGACGGGCACCAGATCGCGGCGAACTGA
- a CDS encoding dTDP-4-dehydrorhamnose 3,5-epimerase family protein: MRPRPHHDERGLFTRTFDAAIAREHGVDLGPLAQDSQSRSRRGVVRGLHGRSGRGEGKLVRCAHGAVLDVVVDIRPGSATFGRSLAVRLDDEEFVSLWVPPGMLHGFQSLTATADVCYRIDTPHDPAQDLAVRYDDPDLAIEWPLPVSAVSPRDASAPSWRELLATLRA; this comes from the coding sequence ATGCGCCCGCGGCCCCACCACGACGAACGGGGCCTGTTCACCCGGACCTTCGACGCCGCGATCGCCCGCGAGCACGGGGTCGACCTCGGCCCGCTCGCGCAGGACTCGCAGTCCCGGTCGCGCCGGGGTGTCGTGCGCGGGCTGCACGGGCGGTCCGGGCGCGGCGAAGGCAAGCTCGTGCGGTGCGCGCACGGCGCCGTGCTGGACGTCGTGGTCGACATCCGGCCGGGGTCGGCGACCTTCGGGCGGTCCCTGGCGGTGCGGCTGGACGACGAGGAGTTCGTCTCGCTGTGGGTACCGCCCGGGATGCTGCACGGCTTCCAGTCGCTGACCGCGACCGCCGACGTCTGCTACCGCATCGACACACCGCACGATCCGGCGCAGGACCTGGCGGTCCGCTACGACGACCCCGATCTGGCGATCGAGTGGCCGCTGCCGGTGTCGGCGGTCAGCCCGCGCGACGCGTCGGCGCCGTCGTGGCGGGAGCTGCTGGCGACGCTGCGAGCGTGA
- a CDS encoding sugar transferase, which translates to MEEPVRKPIPVADTGRGSETRGLPGHARLHAVDPGETATPRAAVQPWETRYRGYVILADVVATMLVIVTGALLILDITGRPYFLHASGTAFAILCSLPINRAWSQHVLGEGTEEFRRLGRSLLMAAVVVALAGLLFGALDVQPWVFFAVPAVAVIAFPLRYALRQVLHRARRAGQCMHSVIAAGSPQTLRDLIERTRAESHVGWQVSAVCTATGQGERAGGEIGGIAVAGRLHELAEQVRRGGYRVVAITSDPYWTPERLQQLAWDLEGTGAELVVAPVLMDIAGPRLNVSGVLGMPLLRVSAPTFTGGRRIVKDVVDRLGAAAILALAAPLLAAIATLIKLNDRGPVFYRQLRVGRDGRAFTMVKFRTMVTGADRMRSGLLGDNEGSGPLFKLRRDPRITRVGAVLRRYSLDELPQLFNVLGGTMSLVGPRPPLPAETENYERAARRKLLVKPGMTGLWQVSGRSDLSWEESVRLDLRYVEDWSLALDMAILWKTFRAVTGGRGAY; encoded by the coding sequence ATGGAAGAGCCGGTGCGGAAGCCCATCCCGGTGGCGGACACCGGACGGGGTTCCGAGACGCGAGGCCTGCCGGGTCACGCGCGGCTGCACGCCGTCGACCCGGGGGAGACGGCCACCCCGCGCGCCGCCGTCCAGCCGTGGGAGACCCGGTACCGCGGGTACGTGATCCTCGCGGACGTGGTGGCCACGATGCTGGTCATCGTCACCGGCGCGCTGCTGATCCTGGACATCACCGGACGGCCCTACTTCCTGCACGCGTCGGGCACGGCGTTCGCGATCCTGTGCTCCCTGCCGATCAACCGGGCGTGGAGCCAGCACGTCCTCGGCGAAGGCACCGAGGAGTTCCGCCGCCTGGGCCGCAGCCTCCTGATGGCCGCCGTGGTCGTCGCGCTCGCGGGGTTGCTCTTCGGCGCCCTCGACGTGCAGCCGTGGGTCTTCTTCGCGGTCCCGGCCGTCGCGGTGATCGCCTTCCCGCTGCGGTACGCGCTGCGCCAGGTGCTGCACCGGGCCCGCCGCGCCGGGCAGTGCATGCACTCGGTCATCGCCGCGGGGTCGCCGCAGACGCTGCGGGACCTCATCGAGCGCACCCGCGCCGAATCGCACGTCGGCTGGCAGGTGTCGGCCGTGTGCACCGCCACCGGGCAGGGTGAGCGGGCCGGCGGCGAGATCGGCGGGATCGCCGTGGCGGGGCGCCTGCACGAGCTCGCCGAGCAGGTCCGCCGCGGCGGCTACCGCGTCGTCGCGATCACCTCCGATCCGTATTGGACACCCGAGCGCCTGCAGCAGCTGGCCTGGGACCTCGAGGGCACCGGGGCGGAACTCGTGGTCGCGCCGGTCCTGATGGACATCGCGGGGCCGCGGCTGAACGTCTCCGGGGTACTGGGCATGCCCCTGCTACGGGTCTCCGCGCCCACGTTCACCGGCGGCCGCCGCATCGTCAAGGACGTCGTCGACCGCCTGGGCGCCGCCGCGATCCTCGCGCTGGCCGCGCCGCTGCTGGCCGCCATCGCGACGCTGATCAAGCTCAACGACCGCGGCCCGGTGTTCTACCGCCAGCTGCGGGTGGGCCGCGACGGCCGCGCCTTCACGATGGTCAAGTTCCGCACCATGGTCACCGGCGCCGACCGGATGCGCAGCGGCCTGCTCGGCGACAACGAGGGGTCCGGCCCGTTGTTCAAGCTCCGCCGCGACCCGCGCATCACCCGGGTGGGCGCCGTGCTGCGCCGCTACTCCCTGGACGAGCTGCCCCAGCTGTTCAACGTCCTGGGCGGCACGATGTCGCTCGTCGGGCCCCGGCCCCCGCTGCCCGCCGAGACCGAGAACTACGAGCGCGCCGCGCGCCGCAAGCTGCTCGTCAAGCCCGGCATGACCGGCCTGTGGCAGGTCAGCGGCCGCAGTGACCTGTCCTGGGAGGAGAGCGTCCGGCTGGACCTGCGGTACGTCGAGGACTGGTCGCTGGCCCTGGACATGGCGATCCTGTGGAAGACGTTCCGGGCGGTCACGGGAGGCCGCGGCGCCTACTGA
- a CDS encoding TetR/AcrR family transcriptional regulator, with protein MAATPPRRRADAERNIEGILAAARDLFSRGLNPSMIEIAQAAGIGRVTLYSHFPSREVLLEAVIERAMTETDEALTGLRLEEASPPDALARLVRTSWSVLDRHRRLHSVAVTVLGPEGLRRQHDRAFQHVDRLIARGQADGAFRGDLPRRWLVTTCYALIHAAADEVEEGQLAAADVPEVLTATLLSSLTRT; from the coding sequence GTGGCCGCTACCCCACCGCGCCGGAGAGCCGACGCCGAACGCAACATCGAAGGAATCCTCGCCGCCGCCCGCGACCTGTTCAGCCGGGGTCTCAACCCCTCGATGATCGAGATCGCGCAGGCCGCGGGCATCGGCAGGGTCACCCTCTACAGCCACTTCCCGAGCCGGGAGGTCCTGCTCGAGGCGGTCATCGAGCGGGCCATGACCGAGACCGACGAGGCGCTGACCGGCTTGCGCCTGGAGGAGGCGTCACCGCCGGATGCGCTCGCGCGGCTGGTGCGCACGTCCTGGTCGGTTCTGGACCGCCATCGCAGGCTCCACTCGGTCGCCGTGACCGTGCTGGGCCCGGAGGGCCTGCGCCGGCAGCACGACCGGGCGTTCCAGCACGTCGACCGCCTGATCGCCCGGGGGCAGGCCGACGGCGCGTTCCGCGGTGATCTCCCGCGCCGGTGGCTGGTCACCACCTGCTACGCGCTCATCCACGCCGCCGCCGACGAGGTCGAGGAAGGACAGCTCGCCGCCGCCGACGTCCCGGAGGTGCTCACCGCCACGCTGCTGTCGAGCCTGACCCGGACATGA
- a CDS encoding DUF2218 domain-containing protein has protein sequence MPTADATISTNRASRYLTQLCRHLNQMSRMRHRPAASHSGQAPPAVDNVDWSDTAGTIRFSTGTCTLQATPDTLTLRVDADDEDALNRLQQSIARRLETIGRRDRLTVHWGQPDSTSGRPAEEAAAAAIPGRRRRLGSTLVLLGLVVLAVVVHLGLLGGALAASPWASWGTTIVVAIILVKVIAVGVHVILGRMAFRHRGTFLRRRHGRVGVPAATADRHEHPS, from the coding sequence ATGCCGACCGCCGACGCGACGATCTCGACCAACCGGGCCAGCCGCTACCTCACCCAGCTCTGCCGGCATCTCAACCAAATGAGCCGGATGCGACACCGCCCGGCCGCGAGCCACAGCGGTCAGGCGCCGCCCGCAGTGGACAACGTGGACTGGTCCGACACCGCAGGCACCATCCGCTTCTCGACCGGCACCTGCACGCTGCAGGCGACGCCCGACACGCTGACGCTGCGCGTCGACGCCGACGACGAGGACGCCCTGAACCGGCTGCAGCAGAGTATTGCCCGCCGGCTGGAGACGATCGGCAGGCGCGACCGCCTGACCGTCCACTGGGGACAGCCGGATTCGACATCCGGCCGTCCGGCCGAGGAGGCCGCCGCCGCAGCAATCCCAGGGCGACGTCGCCGGCTCGGCAGCACGCTCGTCCTCCTCGGACTCGTTGTGTTGGCAGTCGTCGTCCATCTCGGGTTGCTGGGTGGCGCGCTGGCGGCTTCACCGTGGGCAAGTTGGGGGACCACCATCGTGGTGGCGATCATCCTGGTGAAAGTCATCGCAGTTGGCGTACACGTGATCCTGGGACGAATGGCGTTTCGTCATCGCGGGACCTTCCTACGCCGTCGACATGGCCGCGTCGGGGTGCCCGCAGCGACGGCAGACCGCCACGAGCACCCGTCCTGA
- a CDS encoding TetR/AcrR family transcriptional regulator yields MPDPVKAGRRRSGAPSKGDLREQKILEVLGDLLAVKSFDALTTNDIAERAGLSRASMYFYFSSKQEALVALFAKTVEALREKSRAAADDPAAPRDAIATALRRTRDHWREHGLIMRVTIDQASTIPEIGALWTETAEIFIEAITAILVRAGVASHDGPDGAPALARAVCWMIERTFYHASAISPEALDQAAETCRVVWLRAAGIEP; encoded by the coding sequence ATGCCTGATCCGGTCAAGGCGGGGCGACGGCGATCCGGTGCGCCGTCCAAGGGCGACCTGCGCGAACAGAAGATCCTCGAAGTCCTCGGCGACCTCTTGGCGGTCAAGAGCTTCGATGCGCTCACGACCAACGACATCGCCGAACGCGCCGGGCTCTCCCGCGCGTCGATGTACTTCTACTTCAGCTCCAAACAGGAGGCGCTGGTCGCCCTCTTCGCCAAGACCGTCGAGGCGCTGCGCGAGAAATCTCGCGCCGCGGCTGATGATCCCGCGGCACCCCGGGACGCGATCGCGACGGCCCTGCGGCGCACCCGCGACCACTGGCGTGAGCACGGCCTGATCATGCGCGTCACCATCGACCAGGCGTCCACGATCCCGGAGATCGGAGCGTTGTGGACGGAGACGGCGGAGATCTTCATCGAAGCCATCACGGCGATCCTGGTGCGCGCCGGCGTCGCCTCCCACGACGGGCCCGACGGCGCACCGGCTCTCGCGCGCGCGGTGTGCTGGATGATCGAGCGGACGTTCTACCACGCGTCGGCGATTTCTCCCGAGGCGCTCGACCAGGCCGCCGAGACCTGCCGGGTGGTCTGGCTCCGGGCCGCGGGAATCGAGCCCTGA
- a CDS encoding class I SAM-dependent methyltransferase: MTRPSRPYPGTHRPAGPDDLYASPPPWDIGRPQLAFQALAEDGALSGRVLDVGCGTGEHTLMAAALGLDVTGVDLASNALDKAGHKARDRGLTVRFLRHDARRLGELGEVFDTALDCGLFHIFADADRTAYVDSLRSVLASGGRYFMLGFSDQQPGDWGPHRLTRSDITTAFTGGWRIDILEPATIEITTDPQGVRAWFAAVTRL, encoded by the coding sequence ATGACGCGACCTTCCCGCCCGTATCCGGGAACGCACAGGCCAGCCGGACCGGACGATCTGTACGCCAGTCCGCCGCCGTGGGACATCGGCCGGCCACAACTCGCGTTCCAGGCGCTCGCCGAGGACGGTGCGCTGTCGGGCCGGGTGCTGGACGTTGGCTGCGGGACCGGCGAGCACACGCTCATGGCCGCTGCGCTCGGCCTGGACGTCACCGGCGTCGACCTGGCGAGCAATGCCCTGGACAAGGCCGGGCACAAGGCGCGTGACCGGGGACTGACGGTGCGGTTCCTGCGCCACGACGCCCGCCGGCTCGGCGAGCTGGGCGAGGTGTTCGACACTGCCCTCGACTGCGGGTTGTTCCACATCTTCGCCGACGCCGACCGTACCGCCTATGTGGACAGCCTCCGGTCCGTGCTGGCTTCGGGCGGCCGGTACTTCATGCTCGGCTTCAGCGACCAGCAGCCCGGCGACTGGGGACCGCACCGGCTGACCCGCTCGGACATCACCACCGCGTTCACCGGCGGATGGCGAATCGACATCTTGGAACCGGCCACGATCGAGATCACCACCGACCCACAGGGCGTTCGCGCCTGGTTCGCGGCCGTTACCCGACTCTGA
- a CDS encoding alpha/beta fold hydrolase, with protein sequence MVLVHGGGADMRSWHHLTSRPPPEAGVFAPDVPGHGTERGFTYRPDVVADLAEHLVDSLERAEIRSPGLVGHSLGGAMP encoded by the coding sequence GTGGTTCTGGTGCACGGCGGTGGCGCGGACATGCGGTCGTGGCACCACCTGACATCGAGGCCTCCTCCGGAGGCCGGGGTCTTCGCGCCCGACGTCCCCGGGCACGGAACCGAACGCGGGTTCACCTACAGGCCGGATGTGGTCGCCGACTTGGCGGAACACCTGGTCGACAGCCTCGAACGCGCCGAGATCAGGTCACCAGGTTTGGTCGGACACTCACTCGGAGGCGCGATGCCCTGA
- a CDS encoding TetR/AcrR family transcriptional regulator: MPKLWNETIEAHRHQVRDAILDATAALVFEHGLRSVTMAQIAEKAGIGRATLYKYFPDVDAILHAWHHRQITTHLTQLTEARDTVNDPGQRLEAVLQAYARIAHQTRSHHNTEIGRFLHRDEHLADAQQQLHDLVSSLIADAAQAGDLRADTPAGELAAYCLHALNAAGSLPAQAAVDRLVAVTLAGLRVPSDHNPV; this comes from the coding sequence GTGCCGAAGCTGTGGAACGAGACGATCGAGGCGCACCGCCACCAGGTGCGCGACGCAATCCTCGACGCCACGGCGGCGCTGGTGTTCGAGCACGGACTGCGGTCAGTGACGATGGCGCAAATAGCCGAGAAGGCCGGCATCGGCCGCGCCACGCTCTACAAGTACTTCCCCGACGTCGACGCCATCCTGCATGCCTGGCACCACCGCCAGATCACCACGCACCTGACGCAGCTGACCGAGGCCCGGGACACTGTGAACGACCCCGGGCAGCGGTTGGAGGCCGTGTTGCAGGCGTACGCGCGCATCGCCCACCAAACACGTAGCCACCACAACACCGAGATCGGACGGTTCCTCCACCGCGACGAACACCTCGCCGACGCGCAGCAGCAACTCCACGACCTCGTCTCCAGCCTGATCGCCGACGCAGCCCAGGCCGGCGACCTCCGCGCTGACACACCGGCAGGCGAACTCGCCGCCTACTGCCTGCACGCGCTCAACGCCGCCGGCAGCCTGCCAGCCCAAGCTGCAGTCGACCGGCTCGTCGCCGTCACCCTCGCCGGCCTGCGCGTTCCCAGCGACCACAATCCGGTGTAG
- a CDS encoding MFS transporter, whose product MSHAHHAPEAAAGAPPHPRRWTALVLLCLAQFMLIVDITVVQVALPTIGTDLALGRDALTWVVTTYTLAFGGLMVFGGRLADAFGARRTLLTGLVLFTLASLLCGLANTGGVLITGRALQGIGAALLSPSALSIITSTFTGRERNRALGVWAAIGGSGAAAGVLLSGLLTAGPGWEWVFFVNVPIGVLVVLVLPSVVPANGGQARRAGVDLPGAIAVTLATGLLIYALVHAGDAGWGSAGTVLGLGGSVLAYAAFGWIESRTRHPLMTPSAFARRPVLSGTFLMLIATGVLLGLFFLTSLYFQHVLGFSALKTGLLFLPVALAITLGAQLAAHLLGKVGGRPVAVGAFVLTAVGASLLTRIDPAGSVYTGVLPGFLIAALGLGPLFVTATSTTLANVGHTESGVASGVINTFHELGGSIGVAVVSTVAAGSIAGDAGVGGFTAAYLLCAIAAPVAAVVAAVLVPAGKPRAVAGHGH is encoded by the coding sequence ATGTCTCATGCCCATCACGCACCGGAAGCGGCGGCTGGTGCACCACCGCACCCGCGCCGCTGGACCGCCCTCGTACTGCTGTGCCTGGCCCAGTTCATGCTGATCGTGGACATCACGGTGGTGCAGGTGGCGTTGCCGACCATCGGCACCGACCTGGCCCTCGGCCGGGATGCGCTGACCTGGGTCGTCACCACCTACACCCTCGCGTTCGGGGGCCTGATGGTCTTCGGGGGCCGCCTCGCCGACGCCTTCGGCGCACGCCGGACGCTGCTCACCGGACTGGTCCTGTTCACGCTCGCGTCGTTGCTGTGCGGGCTGGCGAACACCGGTGGCGTGTTGATCACGGGCCGGGCCCTCCAGGGCATCGGCGCGGCCCTGCTGTCGCCGTCGGCCTTGTCGATCATCACCAGCACCTTCACCGGGCGGGAGCGGAACCGCGCCCTGGGCGTCTGGGCGGCCATCGGCGGCAGCGGCGCCGCCGCCGGAGTGCTGCTGTCGGGACTGCTCACCGCCGGGCCCGGCTGGGAGTGGGTGTTCTTCGTGAACGTGCCGATCGGGGTTCTCGTCGTGCTCGTCCTGCCCTCGGTGGTGCCGGCGAACGGCGGCCAGGCCCGGCGAGCCGGCGTCGACCTGCCCGGCGCGATCGCCGTCACGCTGGCCACCGGCCTGCTGATCTACGCGCTGGTGCACGCCGGGGATGCCGGGTGGGGGTCCGCCGGCACAGTCCTCGGCCTGGGCGGATCGGTGCTGGCCTACGCCGCGTTCGGCTGGATCGAATCGCGGACGCGCCACCCGCTGATGACGCCGAGCGCGTTCGCCCGGCGCCCGGTGCTGTCCGGCACCTTCCTCATGCTGATCGCCACCGGCGTGCTGCTCGGCTTGTTCTTCCTCACCTCGCTGTACTTCCAGCACGTCCTCGGCTTCAGCGCCCTGAAGACCGGGCTGCTGTTCCTGCCCGTCGCCCTCGCGATCACTCTCGGCGCACAGCTCGCGGCGCACCTGCTCGGCAAGGTCGGCGGCCGTCCCGTCGCCGTCGGAGCGTTCGTGCTCACCGCGGTGGGCGCCAGCCTGCTCACCCGGATCGATCCGGCCGGCAGCGTCTACACCGGCGTGCTCCCCGGGTTCCTGATCGCCGCGCTCGGCCTCGGTCCGCTGTTCGTCACCGCGACCAGCACGACACTGGCCAACGTCGGGCACACCGAGTCCGGAGTCGCCTCCGGCGTGATCAACACCTTCCACGAACTCGGCGGCAGCATCGGTGTGGCGGTGGTGTCCACCGTGGCGGCGGGGTCGATCGCCGGCGATGCCGGCGTCGGCGGTTTCACCGCGGCCTACCTGCTCTGCGCGATCGCGGCCCCGGTGGCGGCGGTGGTCGCAGCCGTCCTCGTGCCGGCGGGCAAGCCGCGGGCCGTGGCCGGGCACGGGCACTGA
- a CDS encoding WD40/YVTN/BNR-like repeat-containing protein: MEAKHDRADVLIANTADRLAGSTDGGVTFTPLPDAPDLVSVEWPAPDVFFGSDPNNTVYLSTDGGGTWRRQGQAPGPPAAFAATSATEVYVATDSAIHHSTDGGRTLRQTLS, from the coding sequence ATGGAAGCCAAGCACGACCGGGCCGACGTGCTGATCGCGAACACCGCCGACAGGCTGGCCGGCAGTACGGACGGTGGTGTCACCTTCACCCCGCTGCCCGATGCGCCGGACCTGGTGTCCGTGGAATGGCCGGCACCGGACGTGTTCTTCGGGTCCGACCCGAACAACACCGTCTACCTCAGCACGGACGGTGGCGGCACCTGGAGGCGCCAAGGCCAGGCTCCCGGTCCGCCCGCAGCCTTCGCTGCCACGAGTGCCACCGAGGTCTACGTCGCCACGGACTCGGCCATCCACCACTCGACGGACGGCGGCCGGACCCTCCGGCAGACCTTGAGCTGA
- a CDS encoding PIG-L deacetylase family protein: MPGVQAVSFPELRSVALLGAHCDDIAIGAGGALLTLCAGRPGLDVHALVLSGGSTERAAEERAALDEFCAPARVELTVLDLPDGRMPAHWDAVKDAVTALRGRVTPDLVFAPQRHDRHQDHRLLAEIVPTVFRDQPVLGYEILKWDGDLGQPAVYQELTAETAEAKADLLAKHYPSQHGRDWYTRDAFLGLARLRGVQQHTRYAEAFYVDKLALTLAASPAAPATTAPTRRAG, encoded by the coding sequence TTGCCCGGCGTGCAGGCTGTCTCCTTCCCCGAACTCCGTTCCGTCGCGCTGCTGGGCGCCCACTGCGACGACATCGCCATCGGCGCCGGCGGCGCGCTGCTCACGCTGTGCGCCGGGCGGCCCGGCCTCGACGTGCACGCGCTCGTCCTGTCCGGCGGCTCCACCGAGCGTGCCGCGGAGGAACGCGCCGCGCTGGACGAGTTCTGCGCCCCGGCGCGCGTCGAGCTGACCGTCCTGGACCTGCCCGACGGGCGGATGCCCGCGCACTGGGACGCGGTCAAGGACGCGGTCACCGCGCTGCGCGGCCGCGTCACGCCGGACCTGGTGTTCGCGCCGCAGCGCCACGACCGGCACCAGGACCACCGCCTGCTCGCCGAGATCGTGCCGACCGTGTTCCGCGACCAGCCCGTGCTCGGCTACGAGATCCTCAAGTGGGACGGCGACCTCGGGCAGCCGGCGGTGTACCAGGAGCTCACCGCCGAGACCGCCGAGGCGAAGGCCGACCTGCTGGCCAAGCACTACCCCTCGCAGCACGGCCGGGACTGGTACACCCGTGACGCGTTCCTCGGCCTGGCCCGGCTGCGCGGGGTGCAGCAGCACACCCGCTACGCCGAGGCCTTCTACGTGGACAAGCTCGCGCTCACGCTCGCAGCGTCGCCAGCAGCTCCCGCCACGACGGCGCCGACGCGTCGCGCGGGCTGA
- a CDS encoding alpha/beta fold hydrolase, with amino-acid sequence MIAWGAKDRLLIGGQAGRPARVPSARHVRLSGSGHVPMSDDPRRVADLILEL; translated from the coding sequence ATGATCGCCTGGGGTGCGAAGGACCGGCTGCTGATCGGCGGTCAGGCCGGGCGGCCCGCGCGGGTGCCGAGCGCACGGCACGTCCGGCTTTCCGGCAGCGGCCACGTTCCGATGTCCGACGATCCGCGCCGGGTCGCCGACCTGATCCTCGAACTGTGA